One genomic segment of Cellulophaga sp. HaHaR_3_176 includes these proteins:
- the mce gene encoding methylmalonyl-CoA epimerase, whose protein sequence is MKKIEHIGIAVKDLNVSNKLFSKLLGVSHYKEEEVLSEHVKTSFFKRGPNKIELLEAIDNEGPIAQFLEKKGEGVHHIAFEVDDIVAEIIRLKKEGFTILNETPKKGADNKLVAFVHPKSSNGVLIELCQDVSKEM, encoded by the coding sequence ATGAAGAAAATTGAACACATTGGCATCGCTGTTAAAGACTTAAATGTATCAAACAAGCTATTTAGTAAGCTATTAGGAGTTTCGCATTATAAAGAAGAAGAGGTGCTTTCAGAGCATGTTAAAACATCTTTTTTTAAAAGAGGACCTAATAAAATAGAACTTTTAGAGGCAATTGATAACGAGGGACCAATAGCACAATTTTTAGAAAAAAAAGGAGAAGGCGTGCATCATATCGCTTTTGAGGTAGATGATATTGTTGCAGAAATAATACGTTTAAAAAAAGAAGGCTTTACGATTTTGAATGAAACGCCAAAAAAAGGAGCAGATAATAAATTAGTAGCTTTTGTGCACCCTAAAAGCTCAAATGGAGTATTGATTGAATTATGTCAGGATGTTTCAAAAGAGATGTAA
- the rbfA gene encoding 30S ribosome-binding factor RbfA, whose translation METQRQKKIGGVIQKDIADVLQRAAIDGGLKGTLISISKVIVTTDLSIAKVYVSIFPNKGANELLEGIKSNQPLIKHELAQRTKNQLRRMPELLFFLDDSLEYIDGIEKSLKGVDNPISNPDLLEKRKKS comes from the coding sequence ATGGAAACACAAAGACAAAAAAAAATAGGCGGCGTTATACAGAAAGATATTGCCGATGTCTTACAAAGAGCAGCTATCGATGGAGGACTTAAGGGTACTTTAATCTCTATATCAAAAGTAATTGTAACAACAGATCTTTCTATTGCGAAGGTATATGTAAGTATATTTCCGAATAAAGGAGCTAATGAACTGTTGGAGGGTATAAAATCAAACCAACCTTTAATTAAGCATGAATTAGCACAGCGTACTAAAAATCAATTAAGACGTATGCCTGAACTTTTATTCTTTTTAGATGACTCTTTAGAATATATTGATGGAATCGAAAAATCTTTAAAAGGTGTAGATAACCCTATTTCTAATCCTGATTTATTAGAGAAAAGAAAAAAATCATAA
- a CDS encoding primase-helicase family protein, translating to MPDMPYLRIGTSYYKIVQVPTINNQFTESLIKWDVSTIIQDYGRKYLDQITKYHGKICFPNHFDFSKEIHGFYNTYSPLNHAPKKGQVENTIVFFKHIFGSQFELGLDYFKLLYEQPSQILPVLCLVSKERSTGKSSFLKYLKEVFGHNMSYLDSHSLNSNFNLDWGNKLLLGLDEAFLQKEEITEKIKYLSTSNKNKIEAKGKERFEVDFFGKFIMCSNKEDSFIKIDSDEIRFWVIKVPKLTYEDVNFLNKLIDEIPAFLHYVKNRKFASERKTRMWFTSQQIYTPALKKLVNNNRNRVEKEIAHLLLSVMEKFELDEVNFCLMDLLNALSKTRIKTDLTQLRLLLKKDWKIEQKNNSFNYQKFVILSDGEIILLETKGRYFTIKKSFLSKNFDDLMTE from the coding sequence ATGCCTGACATGCCATATTTAAGGATAGGTACATCCTATTATAAAATTGTTCAAGTACCAACCATCAATAATCAATTTACAGAGTCATTAATTAAATGGGATGTTTCTACTATTATACAAGATTATGGAAGGAAGTACTTAGATCAAATTACCAAGTATCATGGAAAAATATGCTTTCCAAATCATTTTGACTTTTCTAAAGAGATTCATGGGTTTTACAATACGTACTCCCCTTTAAATCATGCTCCAAAAAAAGGACAAGTTGAAAATACAATAGTGTTTTTTAAACATATTTTTGGTTCGCAATTTGAACTGGGATTGGATTATTTTAAACTACTATATGAGCAACCTTCGCAAATATTACCTGTATTATGTTTAGTGAGCAAAGAACGTTCGACAGGTAAAAGTTCTTTTTTGAAATATTTAAAAGAAGTATTTGGACATAATATGAGCTATTTAGATAGTCATTCTTTAAATAGCAATTTCAACTTGGATTGGGGGAACAAATTGTTACTAGGTTTAGATGAAGCTTTTCTTCAAAAAGAAGAAATAACTGAAAAAATAAAATACTTATCAACTTCCAATAAAAATAAAATTGAAGCCAAGGGTAAAGAACGTTTTGAAGTGGACTTCTTTGGTAAGTTTATTATGTGTAGCAATAAAGAAGATTCTTTTATAAAAATAGATTCTGATGAAATTAGGTTTTGGGTTATAAAAGTTCCAAAACTTACCTATGAAGATGTGAATTTTCTAAATAAGCTGATTGATGAAATCCCGGCTTTTCTCCACTATGTAAAAAATAGAAAATTTGCTAGTGAAAGAAAAACTAGAATGTGGTTTACTTCTCAACAAATTTACACTCCTGCCCTTAAAAAATTAGTAAACAATAATAGAAATAGGGTTGAAAAAGAAATAGCACATCTTCTTTTAAGTGTTATGGAAAAATTTGAGTTAGATGAAGTGAATTTTTGTTTGATGGATTTACTAAATGCACTTAGCAAAACTAGAATAAAAACGGATTTAACACAGCTTCGTTTATTATTAAAAAAAGACTGGAAAATTGAACAAAAAAACAACTCTTTTAATTATCAAAAGTTTGTGATCCTTAGTGATGGAGAAATCATACTTCTGGAAACTAAAGGACGGTATTTTACCATAAAAAAAAGTTTTTTGAGTAAAAACTTTGATGATCTGATGACGGAGTAG
- a CDS encoding BfmA/BtgA family mobilization protein, with the protein MKKKSILIKEFHHKELVKISNVFGVPYGDLVQSMILYFKRTGINPVEAINENPATMVKALDKRIVSFLKVQERDILKPLRSESFQYSNEQKKQISELSTWIKDVVVKLNDYDNHRTKLITSELDKLEKKLERQQKAFIELAKLIDIKNKSGIKETLKSIFE; encoded by the coding sequence ATGAAGAAAAAAAGCATTTTGATTAAAGAATTTCACCATAAAGAACTAGTTAAAATATCAAATGTATTTGGTGTTCCATATGGAGATTTAGTTCAATCTATGATTTTGTATTTTAAACGAACAGGCATTAATCCAGTAGAAGCAATTAATGAAAATCCTGCAACAATGGTAAAGGCCTTAGATAAGCGAATTGTATCTTTTTTAAAAGTACAAGAACGAGATATTTTAAAACCTTTACGTAGCGAATCTTTTCAATACTCTAATGAACAAAAAAAACAAATTTCAGAGCTGTCAACATGGATAAAGGATGTTGTAGTTAAGCTAAATGATTATGATAATCATAGAACAAAATTGATTACGTCTGAATTAGATAAACTTGAAAAAAAGTTAGAACGGCAACAGAAAGCTTTTATCGAACTAGCTAAATTAATAGACATTAAAAACAAATCTGGAATTAAAGAAACTCTTAAATCTATTTTTGAATAA
- a CDS encoding AlpA family transcriptional regulator: MDKENNMIEILLDIKTLLSYNKKVLNIDDLASYTGLSKSKLYKLSMLNLIPTGSNEHIRQKFFNKEAIDEWLLGKPNVSDEFLEQQINAQLLKNKKN; encoded by the coding sequence ATGGATAAGGAAAACAATATGATTGAGATTCTATTAGATATCAAAACTCTTTTATCTTACAATAAAAAGGTTTTAAATATTGATGATTTAGCTAGTTACACTGGCTTATCAAAAAGTAAGCTTTACAAGCTATCAATGCTCAATTTAATACCTACTGGGTCTAATGAACACATTAGGCAAAAGTTTTTTAATAAAGAAGCGATTGATGAATGGTTGTTGGGAAAACCAAACGTTTCAGACGAATTTCTTGAGCAACAAATAAATGCTCAATTATTGAAAAATAAAAAGAACTAA
- a CDS encoding class I SAM-dependent DNA methyltransferase, with product MTATVQFQTEVKNLIDSLKGICSNYGLGNDGDEYKIITQVFLYKFLNDKFAYEVKQLNPELAKAEKWQKAIEALPDEDYEMLTLQLNADTAVLQPQHFISHLFDIQNTPDFAKTFDDTLMDIAIQNNDIFSVKTTGGSKEPLFERISEIVETAERNAFCKAIVNQLVDFSFEHIFNEKYDFYATIFEYLIKDYNNDSGGTYAEYYTPHAVAKIMASIMVTEDNIQDVTCYDPSAGSGTLLMNLAHAIGEDKCTIYSQDVSKKSSKLLRLNLILNNLVHSLQNVVRGNTILSPYHKDVNNQLQKFDYIVSNPPFNLDFSEYRDDLDSKENNERFFAGIPNVPKSKKSSMSIYSLFLQHIMHSLTKTGKAAIVVPTGFITKQSGIDLKIRENMVKSKMLAGVITMPSNIFATTGTNVSIIFLDKNNTEDVVLIDASNLGTKVKDGKTQKTVLSVKEEERIIDMFNNKEVVEDLSVVVSYDDLKVKNYSLSAGQYFEVKIEYIDITAEEFDNKIISYKSNLSNLFEENKALEAVIHNNLEGLIYE from the coding sequence ATGACAGCAACAGTACAATTTCAAACAGAAGTAAAAAACCTAATAGACAGCCTTAAAGGTATTTGTTCTAATTATGGTTTGGGTAATGATGGAGACGAATATAAAATTATTACGCAGGTATTTCTATATAAGTTTTTAAACGACAAATTTGCTTACGAGGTAAAACAATTAAATCCTGAATTAGCTAAAGCAGAAAAATGGCAGAAAGCAATTGAAGCATTACCTGATGAAGATTATGAAATGCTAACCTTACAGTTAAATGCAGACACAGCAGTATTACAACCGCAACATTTTATTTCGCATTTGTTCGATATACAAAACACACCAGATTTTGCTAAAACGTTTGATGATACCTTAATGGATATTGCCATTCAAAATAATGACATCTTCTCAGTAAAAACGACTGGAGGTTCTAAAGAACCATTATTTGAACGTATTAGTGAAATTGTAGAAACGGCAGAACGAAATGCTTTTTGTAAAGCAATTGTAAATCAATTAGTAGATTTTAGTTTTGAGCATATTTTCAATGAAAAATACGATTTCTATGCTACTATTTTTGAGTACTTAATAAAAGACTATAATAACGACAGTGGTGGCACGTATGCGGAGTATTACACACCGCACGCAGTAGCTAAAATTATGGCTTCTATTATGGTAACAGAAGATAATATTCAAGATGTTACGTGTTATGATCCAAGTGCAGGTTCGGGAACGTTGTTAATGAATTTAGCACACGCCATTGGTGAAGATAAATGTACTATTTACTCACAAGATGTGTCTAAAAAATCGTCTAAACTATTGCGTTTAAACCTAATACTAAACAATTTAGTGCACTCATTACAAAATGTAGTGCGTGGTAATACGATTCTATCACCTTATCATAAAGATGTTAATAACCAATTACAGAAGTTTGACTATATAGTATCAAACCCACCTTTTAATTTAGATTTTAGCGAGTATCGAGACGATTTAGATAGTAAAGAAAATAACGAACGTTTTTTTGCAGGAATCCCAAATGTTCCGAAAAGTAAAAAAAGCAGTATGTCTATTTATAGTCTGTTTTTGCAACACATTATGCATAGCTTAACGAAAACAGGTAAAGCAGCGATTGTTGTGCCTACAGGTTTTATTACGAAACAATCGGGTATAGATTTAAAGATAAGAGAAAATATGGTGAAAAGCAAAATGCTTGCAGGTGTAATAACGATGCCTTCTAATATTTTTGCTACAACTGGGACTAACGTGTCTATTATCTTTTTAGATAAAAATAATACCGAAGATGTTGTATTGATTGATGCGTCTAATTTAGGAACAAAAGTTAAGGATGGTAAAACTCAAAAAACAGTATTGTCTGTAAAGGAAGAGGAGAGAATAATTGATATGTTTAACAACAAAGAAGTAGTTGAAGATTTATCAGTAGTGGTTTCATATGATGATTTAAAAGTTAAAAACTATTCATTAAGTGCAGGTCAATATTTTGAAGTAAAAATTGAATACATTGATATAACAGCTGAAGAGTTTGACAATAAAATAATTAGTTATAAAAGTAATTTAAGTAATCTTTTTGAAGAAAACAAAGCTTTAGAAGCTGTAATTCATAATAATTTAGAAGGATTGATATATGAATAA
- a CDS encoding DUF5712 family protein: protein MPISKPHSTLGATNTSSCVDLALYLEKENNELDLLQQKVISSLEKIALEKRKQFFFTHSENNISTNEVISTIDNNIKRLGKKDAKYFAPTINFSPQELKHILSTITNKVDIENVWALNDNEYISFNDKIKEYTKEIMSNYAKNFNRADKGLKTGNDLVYFGKIEHFRKFKGTDEEVLNKTYKAGDFKPGINSHVHLIVSRKDKTQRLKLTPTTKERSTTRSIGGNTYHVGFDRMNWINMNEESFDNFFQYKRPEREKFINQYILKKGSPIEKASLLNEIETKEKLIKNTIKYDQNHTHNTSKGRSR from the coding sequence ATGCCTATCAGTAAACCACATAGTACGTTGGGCGCTACAAATACATCTAGTTGTGTTGATTTAGCATTGTATCTAGAAAAAGAGAATAATGAATTAGATCTTTTGCAACAGAAAGTAATAAGTAGTCTAGAAAAAATAGCCCTTGAAAAAAGAAAACAATTCTTTTTTACCCATTCTGAAAATAATATTAGTACGAACGAAGTCATTTCAACTATCGATAATAATATTAAACGATTAGGTAAAAAAGATGCGAAATACTTTGCTCCCACCATAAATTTTAGTCCTCAAGAACTAAAACATATACTATCAACAATTACAAATAAAGTAGATATTGAAAATGTATGGGCGTTAAATGATAATGAATACATCAGTTTTAACGATAAAATCAAGGAATATACGAAGGAAATTATGAGCAACTATGCAAAGAACTTTAATAGAGCAGACAAAGGGCTTAAAACAGGTAATGATCTAGTTTATTTTGGGAAGATTGAACATTTTAGAAAATTTAAAGGAACAGATGAAGAGGTTTTAAATAAAACTTATAAAGCTGGAGATTTTAAGCCTGGAATAAATTCGCATGTCCATTTAATAGTTAGTAGAAAAGATAAGACGCAACGTTTAAAATTAACACCTACAACTAAAGAACGTTCAACAACAAGAAGCATTGGAGGTAATACCTATCATGTTGGTTTTGATAGAATGAACTGGATCAATATGAATGAAGAAAGTTTTGATAATTTTTTCCAATATAAACGACCTGAGCGAGAAAAATTTATCAATCAATACATTTTAAAAAAAGGCTCTCCTATAGAGAAAGCATCACTATTAAATGAAATAGAAACAAAAGAAAAACTTATTAAAAACACTATAAAATATGACCAAAATCATACTCATAACACATCAAAAGGGAGGAGTAGGTAA
- a CDS encoding toprim domain-containing protein, translating into MNCNKAKQIDLVSYLKKQGFKTGKTTSNEVWFYSPFRGEKTPSFKVDYLKNVWIDFIDHKGGTIIDFVMIYNNCSIAEALSILSKDSFSFHQQPKYRPVSKKPTYSIKKITELTNQRLLDYLINRKIDLQFAKRFCFQVYYSFSNGKELYGIGFMNDVGGIEIVNIYTRHYRKICLGKKEITTINNNSNVVSLFESWSDYLSYLTLKKQIPQESFIILNSTSLAKKAISLLHDYSIIKTFFDNDEAGDIATNLLIENYQNKVIDNRIHYKSYDDLNDYLMKPK; encoded by the coding sequence ATGAATTGTAATAAAGCAAAACAAATAGATCTTGTTTCATACTTAAAAAAGCAAGGTTTTAAGACTGGTAAAACTACTTCAAATGAGGTTTGGTTTTACTCTCCATTTAGAGGAGAAAAAACACCTTCTTTTAAGGTAGATTATTTGAAAAACGTTTGGATTGATTTTATTGATCATAAAGGTGGAACAATCATAGATTTTGTAATGATCTATAATAATTGTTCGATAGCAGAAGCCCTATCTATTTTATCGAAAGATTCTTTTTCTTTTCACCAGCAACCTAAATATAGACCAGTAAGCAAAAAGCCAACTTATTCAATTAAAAAAATTACAGAATTAACAAATCAGAGATTACTCGATTATCTAATTAATAGAAAAATCGACTTACAATTTGCAAAACGATTCTGTTTTCAAGTTTACTATTCCTTTTCAAATGGAAAAGAACTGTATGGAATAGGATTTATGAATGATGTTGGAGGAATAGAAATTGTAAATATTTATACCAGGCATTACCGAAAAATATGTTTAGGAAAAAAAGAAATAACGACGATAAATAATAACTCTAATGTTGTTTCATTATTTGAATCCTGGTCTGATTACCTATCCTATTTGACCTTGAAAAAACAAATACCTCAAGAAAGTTTTATCATTCTCAACTCTACTTCTTTAGCCAAAAAAGCGATTAGTTTGTTGCATGATTATTCCATAATAAAAACTTTTTTTGACAATGATGAAGCTGGAGATATTGCAACTAATCTTTTAATAGAAAACTATCAAAACAAAGTTATAGACAATAGAATTCATTATAAAAGTTACGATGATTTGAATGATTATTTAATGAAACCCAAGTAA
- a CDS encoding type I restriction endonuclease subunit R, which produces MKFNEDSRVKIPSILHLTRLGYKYLSLKGAVWNEETNIFTNIFIESIQKINNDLEIDEAKRLLSDVSLLLDNEDLGKAFYERISQKTGHKIIDFENFENNTFKVVTELTYKNGDEEFRPDIILLVNGLPLVFIEVKKPNNREGIIAERTRINKRFQNKKFRRFVNITQLMVFSNNMEYDSDDMDTIQGVFYASPSYHKPIFNYFREEEPFDLNSLLLPENDTTENEVLKDNNLVIIKHSPEFLTNKDSNTPTNRVSTSLFSKDRLSFVLQYAIAYINESSGLQKHIMRYPQLFATKAIENKLNEGIRKGIIWHTQGSGKTALTYYNVKFLTDYYQKQNVIPKFYFIVDRLDLLIQAKREFTGRGLTVHIVNSRNEFVADIKSKAALHNERGNAEITVVNIQKFSEDAKIVTEQDYDINIQRVYFLDEVHRSYNPEGSFLANLEQSDKNAIKIGLTGTPLLGTEYNSKTLFGDYIHKYYYNASIADGYTLKLIREEIASNYKMVLEQALKEIKVLQGDVPKKKIYADARFAEPMLDYIVEDFESFRLMNNDASVGAMVVCDSSDQAKMLFEIFNNKYRDSDAVVLDKVAEERESYGDKKRESYKVKKAALILHDIGTKEERKQEVEDFKDGKIDFLFVYNMLLTGFDAKRLKKLYIGRLIKKHNLLQTLTRVNRTYKDYKYGFVVDFADIKAEFDKTNKDYFEELQEVLGDEMEHYSNIFKSKEEIQEEIADIKEILFHYDTLNAENFSQQISQISDRKKMLGIVKALGNAKSLYNLIRLFGHYELLEKVDFKKLSVLYREANNHLQLLNQKEALENNIDTTNLLNVALEDVIFMFNKVGEEELILADQLKDTLRKTREELASNFDKKDPEFVSLYDELERLFKKKKLNEVTQEDMKANIGALKEIHAKILELNRQNKLLQAKYDNDPKYCRIHKRLVEKGGLTKRESQLFEALQSVKSEADLQVIQNSRLLQNEGYLDKMMIKLVINQFVKQNNIKLNPETSKFINNLVVQEYTNEFHGRTA; this is translated from the coding sequence ATGAAATTCAACGAAGATTCAAGAGTTAAAATACCATCAATATTACATCTTACTCGTTTAGGATATAAATATTTATCATTAAAGGGTGCAGTTTGGAATGAAGAAACAAACATATTTACAAATATATTTATTGAAAGCATCCAAAAGATAAACAATGATTTAGAGATAGATGAAGCTAAAAGATTATTAAGTGATGTATCATTACTTTTGGATAATGAAGATTTAGGAAAAGCATTCTATGAAAGAATAAGTCAAAAAACGGGACATAAGATTATTGATTTCGAAAACTTTGAAAACAATACATTTAAAGTTGTTACAGAACTAACTTATAAAAATGGTGATGAAGAATTTAGACCTGATATAATTCTTTTAGTTAATGGGTTGCCTTTAGTCTTTATAGAGGTTAAAAAACCTAATAATAGAGAAGGTATTATTGCAGAGCGTACTAGAATTAATAAACGTTTTCAAAACAAAAAGTTTAGACGTTTTGTAAACATTACACAGTTAATGGTATTCTCTAATAATATGGAATACGATAGTGATGATATGGATACTATACAAGGTGTATTTTATGCATCACCATCATATCACAAACCAATATTTAATTATTTCAGAGAAGAAGAACCGTTTGATTTAAATAGTCTTTTATTACCTGAAAATGATACTACAGAAAATGAAGTTCTAAAAGATAATAATTTAGTTATTATAAAGCACTCACCAGAGTTTTTAACCAATAAAGATTCCAATACACCAACAAATAGAGTATCTACTTCTTTATTCTCTAAAGATAGATTGTCTTTTGTGCTACAGTATGCAATAGCTTATATAAATGAAAGTTCAGGCTTACAAAAACATATAATGCGTTATCCGCAATTATTTGCAACAAAAGCAATAGAGAATAAACTAAATGAGGGTATAAGAAAAGGTATTATATGGCATACACAAGGAAGTGGTAAAACAGCATTAACGTATTACAATGTTAAGTTTCTAACAGACTATTATCAAAAACAAAATGTAATACCAAAATTCTATTTTATAGTAGATAGATTAGACTTATTAATTCAAGCTAAAAGAGAGTTTACAGGCAGAGGGTTAACGGTGCATATTGTTAATTCAAGAAATGAGTTTGTTGCAGATATAAAATCTAAAGCAGCATTACATAACGAAAGAGGAAACGCAGAAATTACAGTAGTAAATATTCAAAAGTTTTCAGAAGATGCTAAAATAGTAACAGAACAAGATTATGATATTAATATTCAACGTGTTTATTTCTTAGACGAGGTACACCGTAGTTATAATCCAGAAGGTAGTTTTTTAGCAAATTTAGAACAGTCAGATAAAAATGCTATTAAAATTGGATTAACCGGTACGCCTTTATTAGGTACAGAATATAATTCTAAAACATTATTTGGTGATTATATTCATAAGTACTACTACAATGCATCTATTGCAGATGGTTATACACTAAAACTAATTAGAGAAGAAATAGCATCTAATTATAAAATGGTTTTAGAGCAAGCCTTAAAAGAAATTAAAGTATTACAAGGAGATGTTCCTAAAAAGAAAATCTATGCAGATGCACGTTTTGCAGAACCAATGTTAGATTACATTGTTGAAGATTTTGAAAGTTTTAGATTAATGAATAACGATGCATCAGTTGGTGCAATGGTAGTTTGTGACAGTTCAGATCAAGCTAAAATGTTATTTGAAATATTCAATAATAAATATAGAGATAGTGATGCTGTTGTTTTAGATAAAGTAGCAGAGGAAAGAGAATCTTATGGAGATAAAAAAAGAGAAAGCTATAAGGTTAAAAAAGCAGCTTTAATTCTTCACGACATAGGTACTAAAGAAGAACGTAAACAAGAAGTAGAAGATTTTAAAGATGGTAAAATAGATTTTCTTTTTGTTTACAATATGCTATTAACTGGTTTCGATGCTAAAAGACTAAAGAAACTATACATAGGTCGTTTAATTAAAAAGCATAATCTATTACAAACCTTAACTAGAGTAAATAGAACATATAAAGATTATAAATATGGTTTTGTAGTCGATTTTGCAGACATTAAAGCAGAGTTTGATAAAACTAATAAAGACTATTTTGAAGAGTTACAAGAGGTTTTAGGTGATGAAATGGAGCATTACTCTAACATCTTTAAATCTAAAGAAGAAATTCAAGAGGAAATAGCAGATATAAAAGAGATATTATTTCATTATGATACTTTAAATGCTGAAAACTTCTCACAGCAAATTTCTCAAATATCAGATCGTAAAAAAATGTTAGGTATAGTAAAGGCTTTAGGTAATGCTAAAAGTCTGTACAATCTAATTCGTTTATTTGGGCATTATGAATTATTGGAAAAAGTAGATTTTAAAAAGCTATCCGTATTATATAGAGAAGCCAATAATCATTTACAATTACTAAATCAAAAGGAAGCATTAGAAAATAATATAGATACAACTAACCTCTTAAATGTTGCTTTAGAGGATGTTATTTTTATGTTTAACAAAGTTGGAGAAGAAGAACTAATCTTAGCAGACCAACTAAAAGATACGCTTCGTAAAACAAGGGAAGAATTAGCAAGTAATTTTGATAAAAAAGACCCTGAATTTGTAAGTTTGTACGATGAATTAGAGCGTCTCTTTAAAAAGAAAAAACTAAACGAAGTAACGCAAGAGGATATGAAAGCTAATATTGGAGCGTTAAAAGAAATTCACGCAAAAATATTAGAGTTAAACAGACAAAATAAACTATTACAGGCTAAATATGATAACGATCCTAAATACTGTCGTATTCATAAACGATTGGTAGAAAAAGGTGGTTTAACAAAAAGAGAAAGCCAATTGTTTGAAGCTTTACAATCGGTTAAAAGTGAAGCAGACCTACAAGTAATACAAAATAGTAGGCTATTACAAAATGAAGGCTATTTAGATAAGATGATGATTAAATTGGTAATTAATCAATTTGTAAAACAAAACAATATTAAACTAAATCCAGAGACGTCTAAATTCATAAATAATTTAGTAGTTCAAGAATATACTAACGAATTTCACGGGCGTACAGCTTAG
- a CDS encoding ParA family protein gives MTKIILITHQKGGVGKSTLTFNLAQNVSKNAKVAVLDFDFQGSLSQLSDMVTDFEIISFKGEINEIEQLDYDFIFIDTPPYLSSHLPCLIELADLIIVPTKAGVLDLLAIKSTLELIEEQQKTLQTLVVFNMIKASTTLTLEILIGLAEYHVKVANTHISDLVSFTRSVLVKGVKNDKNAQKQIDNLTKEILTELI, from the coding sequence ATGACCAAAATCATACTCATAACACATCAAAAGGGAGGAGTAGGTAAAAGCACACTTACCTTTAATCTAGCCCAAAACGTTTCTAAAAATGCTAAAGTAGCCGTTCTAGATTTTGATTTTCAGGGTAGTCTTAGTCAGCTATCTGACATGGTAACAGATTTTGAAATAATTTCTTTCAAAGGAGAAATAAATGAAATTGAGCAACTAGACTATGACTTTATTTTTATAGATACTCCTCCTTACTTATCTAGTCATTTACCATGTTTAATTGAACTGGCAGATTTAATTATTGTACCAACTAAAGCAGGCGTTCTAGATCTTTTAGCTATAAAGAGCACCTTGGAACTTATTGAAGAACAACAAAAAACATTACAAACCTTAGTTGTTTTCAACATGATTAAAGCAAGTACCACACTAACTCTCGAAATCTTAATTGGATTGGCAGAATATCATGTGAAAGTTGCAAATACGCATATTAGCGATTTAGTATCTTTTACTAGATCTGTTTTAGTAAAAGGAGTGAAAAATGATAAAAACGCACAAAAACAAATAGACAATCTTACCAAGGAAATACTAACCGAACTTATATAA